One region of Wyeomyia smithii strain HCP4-BCI-WySm-NY-G18 chromosome 3, ASM2978416v1, whole genome shotgun sequence genomic DNA includes:
- the LOC129727125 gene encoding maltase 1-like produces MNSVRLLWSLLVVLGIAVAHTQAQQTDQKDWWETVVFYQIYPRSFYDTRGEGIGTVKGVTAKLQYLKDTGFDATWLSPIFASPQEDFGYDVSDFMLVDPLFGTNEDLEELFAEAKKLGIKIVLDFVPNHSSNQHEWFLKSELREDPYTNYYVWHDGLTNETGGRPLVPNNWQSVFYGSAWEWSSTRQQYYLHQFAVGQPDLNYRNELVIEELDRILLYWMSKGASGFRIDAINHMFEVADFRNEPLTGNTDPDSYGYTHHIYTKDLPETYEVIAHWRQLIDDYVKENNLETVIMMTEAYANLTMTMRYYESEDGTQQRAHFPFNFAMIEDLNQDSTASYFKFIVDRWLENMPRGKVTNWVLGNHDKPRIASRYGRERVEGMALLLMTLPGVAVVYNGEEIGMEDFRDMSYEDSRDPQGCNLGEEGYKSASRDPQRTPFQWDDTYNAGFSNASKTWLPVHPLYRQTNLLKQQEADYSTYKFYIDILKLHKERVFTHGEFASRAFNDNVFGISRFIREDEDRSFDPYRVVVINFASSSYEINVKELYRFAGDMATVHLVGSDSRHSVDDSVNTTSLMLGPYESIVLGSASAAMAVKISFLLLVVALLKSILL; encoded by the exons ATGAATAGTGTTAGATTGCTCTGGTCGCTGCTGGTGGTTTTGGGTATTGCTGTGGCTCATACCCAGGCTCAGCAAACCGATCAGAAAGACTGGTGGGAAACGGTGGTCTTCTATCAGATCTATCCAAGATCATTCTACGACACCAGAGGTGAAGGAATCGGAACCGTGAAAGGAGTTACCGCTAAGCTGCAGTACTTGAAGGACACCGGTTTCGACGCTACTTGGCTTAGTCCGATTTTCGCCTCTCCTCAGGAAGACTTCGGATATGATGTTAGTGACTTCATGTTGGTTGATCCGCTGTTCGGCACGAACGAAGATCTTGAGGAACTGTTCGCAGAAGCGAAAAAACTCGGTATCAAAATTGTCCTAGATTTTGTTCCTAATCATTCTAGCAATCAACATGAATGGTTCTTGAAATCCGAACTAAGAGAAGATCCCTACACGAATTATTATGTCTGGCATGACGGATTAACCAATGAGACTGGAGGCCGTCCCTTAGTGCCCAACAACTGG CAATCCGTCTTCTATGGCTCCGCATGGGAATGGAGCTCCACCCGGCAGCAGTATTATCTGCACCAATTTGCCGTTGGGCAACCAGATTTGAACTACCGCAATGAATTGGTAATCGAAGAACTCGATCGCATACTTCTTTACTGGATGAGCAAGGGTGCTTCCGGATTTAGGATCGATGCAATCAATCACATGTTCGAAGTCGCAGATTTCCGAAACGAACCGCTCACAGGAAACACAGACCCTGATAGCTACGGCTACACTCATCACATTTACACCAAAGATCTACCAGAAACATATGAAGTGATAGCGCACTGGCGACAGTTGATTGATGACTACGTTAAGGAGAACAACTTGGAGACGGT AATCATGATGACGGAGGCATACGCAAATCTTACTATGACAATGCGGTACTACGAATCGGAAGATGGGACGCAACAGCGGGCGCACTTTCCCTTCAATTTTGCAATGATCGAAGATCTGAATCAAGATTCAACAGCATCCTACTTCAAATTTATCGTCGACCGATGGCTGGAGAATATGCCTCGCGGCAAAGTCACTAACTGGGTGTTGGGAAACCATGATAAACCTCGCATTGCCAGTCGATATGGACGCGAACGTGTTGAGGGCATGGCGTTGCTGTTGATGACCCTACCTGGAGTTGCTGTCGTTTataatggggaagaaattggcATGGAAGATTTCAGGGACATGTCTTACGAGGACAGCCGAGATCCGCAAGGGTGTAACCTGGGAGAAGAAGGTTACAAATCGGCTTCTAGAGATCCTCAGCGTACTCCTTTCCAATGGGACGATACTTACAATGCTGGCTTTTCTAACGCCTCTAAAACATGGCTTCCGGTGCATCCCCTGTACAGACAAACCAACCTGCTGAAACAGCAGGAAGCTGATTACAGCACCTATAAATTCTACATTGACATCCTGAAACTGCACAAAGAACGTGTTTTCACTCACGGTGAATTTGCTTCGCGTGCGTTCAATGATAACGTATTTGGTATCTCTAGGTTCATACGCGAGGACGAGGATCGATCGTTTGACCCGTACAGAGTGGTAGTGATTAATTTTGCCAGCAGCTCGTATGAAATCAATGTAAAAGAACTTTACCGTTTCGCTGGCGATATGGCCACGGTGCATCTCGTTGGCTCAGACTCACGCCACAGCGTGGACGATTCCGTTAACACTACCAGCCTAATGCTAGGACCATACGAATCCATCGTACTCGGAAGCGCCAGCGCTGCGATGGCTGTCAAAATATCTTTCCTGTTACTGGTCGTAGCTCTACTAAAATCGATTTTGCTGTAG